A window of the Branchiostoma floridae strain S238N-H82 chromosome 12, Bfl_VNyyK, whole genome shotgun sequence genome harbors these coding sequences:
- the LOC118427452 gene encoding uncharacterized protein LOC118427452 isoform X1 — protein MLSGVSAIVTARLGCITTASLVSLLCVTKVQVAASATPTCQRPRLTEVIQRGLTTQATDTSNTMIFTSPMDKLSEAKQASLWGLLIGDALSMPVHWYYDADDIKRDYGKWLTGYVAPRKQHPSSIMSLSATGGSGRSGFSTRREEPLIGNVILHDKLQYWTNRGGSVHYHQGMSAGDSTLNALCALKVCQTMTRVDPDNDLSPRDLRSAVLADYVQFLTTPGTHNDTYAESFHRAFFRDWIQAGKPVTKDGLIDFAEKRHEEQSAGSADSQLAVIGAFVMAVPFVLHAAHLSEAEAVRNTVDFVRLTHPLPPHHLEPFLELYVKVLHAVLNGASLQEKAAEALQSPVLGGSGTWKRVQTFSSEAAGYAKGSDSRLSVYQEAVGRFGLACYIKGSLTSLFFLAHEFHDDMEGGVLTNTNVGGENCHRGAALGALLAAAAGSTGKPLPQGLKDGLGSARTDLMALLANSKL, from the exons ATGTTGTCGGGTGTGTCTGCCATAGTAACCGCACGTCTTGGCTGCATCACGACAGCGTCCCTCGTCTCCCTCCTCTGTGTTACCAAG GTGCAAGTTGCAGCATCTGCCACGCCCACTTGTCAGAGACCGAGGTTAACAGAGGTCATTCAGAGAGGACTGACCACACAGGCTACTGACACCAG TAATACGATGATCTTCACCAGCCCAATGGACAAGCTCAGCGAGGCCAAGCAGGCATCTCTATGGGGGCTGCTGATTGGTGACGCCCTGTCCATGCCCGTACACTGGTACTACGACGCAGACGATATCAAGAGGGATTATGGAAAATGGCTGACGGGATATGTGGCGCCGCGCAAGCAACACCCTTCCAGTATTATGTCCCTCTCAGCTACAG GTGGAAGTGGACGATCTGGTTTCTCCACACGGAGGGAGGAGCCCCTGATCGGGAATGTGATCCTCCATGACAAGCTGCAGTACTGGACTAACCGTGGGGGGTCCGTCCACTACCATCAAG GTATGTCAGCAGGAGACAGCACCCTGAATGCCCTGTGTGCACTGAAAGTGTGCCAAACCATGACCAGGGTTGACCCCGACAACGACCTGTCCCCCCGCGACCTCCGTTCGGCCGTGCTGGCGGACTACGTCCAGTTCCTGACGACCCCAGGCACGCACAACGACACCTACGCTGAGTCCTTTCACCGCGCATTCTTCCGCGACTGGATCCAGGCAGGCAAGCCCGTCACAAAAGACGGACTGATCGACTTCGCGGAAAAACGGCACGAGGAACAGTCGGCGGGAAGTGCGGACTCGCAGCTGGCCGTGATTGGTGCGTTTGTGATGGCGGTCCCTTTCGTGCTGCACGCGGCTCATCTATCGGAGGCAGAGGCCGTGAGGAACACGGTTGATTTCGTGCGACTTACCCACCCCCTCCCACCTCATCATCTGGAACCATTCCTGGAGCTGTACGTGAAGGTCCTACATGCAG TGTTGAATGGAGCCAGTCTTCAGGAGAAGGCAGCAGAAGCCCTGCAGTCTCCCGTCCTTGGGGGATCGGGCACGTGGAAGAGGGTCCAAACTTTCTCCTCTGAAGCAGCAGg CTATGCGAAAGGGTCGGACTCGCGGCTATCGGTTTACCAGGAGGCTGTGGGGCGGTTTGGCCTGGCCTGCTACATCAAGGGTTCACTCACTTCTCTGTTCTTCCTCGCACATGAGTTTCATGATGACATGGAGGGCGGAGTACTGACCAACACAAACGTCGGAG GCGAGAACTGCCACCGTGGGGCAGCCCTGGGGGCTCTACTGGCTGCAGCTGCGGGGAGCACGGGGAAACCCCTCCCCCAGGGGCTGAAGGACGGGCTCGGATCTGCACGGACTGACCTCATGGCGCTGCTAGCAAACAGTAAACTGTGA
- the LOC118427452 gene encoding uncharacterized protein LOC118427452 isoform X2, producing the protein MLSGVSAIVTARLGCITTASLVSLLCVTKVQVAASATPTCQRPRLTEVIQRGLTTQATDTSNTMIFTSPMDKLSEAKQASLWGLLIGDALSMPVHWYYDADDIKRDYGKWLTGYVAPRKQHPSSIMSLSATGGSGRSGFSTRREEPLIGNVILHDKLQYWTNRGGSVHYHQGMSAGDSTLNALCALKVCQTMTRVDPDNDLSPRDLRSAVLADYVQFLTTPGTHNDTYAESFHRAFFRDWIQAGKPVTKDGLIDFAEKRHEEQSAGSADSQLAVIGAFVMAVPFVLHAAHLSEAEAVRNTVDFVRLTHPLPPHHLEPFLELYVKVLHAVLNGASLQEKAAEALQSPVLGGSGTWKRVQTFSSEAAGYAKGSDSRLSVYQEAVGRFGLACYIKGSLTSLFFLAHEFHDDMEGGVLTNTNVGGENCHRGAALGALLAAAAGSTGKPLPQGLKDGLGSARTDLMALLANSKL; encoded by the exons ATGTTGTCGGGTGTGTCTGCCATAGTAACCGCACGTCTTGGCTGCATCACGACAGCGTCCCTCGTCTCCCTCCTCTGTGTTACCAAG GTGCAAGTTGCAGCATCTGCCACGCCCACTTGTCAGAGACCGAGGTTAACAGAGGTCATTCAGAGAGGACTGACCACACAGGCTACTGACACCAG TAATACGATGATCTTCACCAGCCCAATGGACAAGCTCAGCGAGGCCAAGCAGGCATCTCTATGGGGGCTGCTGATTGGTGACGCCCTGTCCATGCCCGTACACTGGTACTACGACGCAGACGATATCAAGAGGGATTATGGAAAATGGCTGACGGGATATGTGGCGCCGCGCAAGCAA CACCCCTCCAGTATCATGTCCCTCTCAGCTACAG GTGGAAGTGGACGATCTGGTTTCTCCACACGGAGGGAGGAGCCCCTGATCGGGAATGTGATCCTCCATGACAAGCTGCAGTACTGGACTAACCGTGGGGGGTCCGTCCACTACCATCAAG GTATGTCAGCAGGAGACAGCACCCTGAATGCCCTGTGTGCACTGAAAGTGTGCCAAACCATGACCAGGGTTGACCCCGACAACGACCTGTCCCCCCGCGACCTCCGTTCGGCCGTGCTGGCGGACTACGTCCAGTTCCTGACGACCCCAGGCACGCACAACGACACCTACGCTGAGTCCTTTCACCGCGCATTCTTCCGCGACTGGATCCAGGCAGGCAAGCCCGTCACAAAAGACGGACTGATCGACTTCGCGGAAAAACGGCACGAGGAACAGTCGGCGGGAAGTGCGGACTCGCAGCTGGCCGTGATTGGTGCGTTTGTGATGGCGGTCCCTTTCGTGCTGCACGCGGCTCATCTATCGGAGGCAGAGGCCGTGAGGAACACGGTTGATTTCGTGCGACTTACCCACCCCCTCCCACCTCATCATCTGGAACCATTCCTGGAGCTGTACGTGAAGGTCCTACATGCAG TGTTGAATGGAGCCAGTCTTCAGGAGAAGGCAGCAGAAGCCCTGCAGTCTCCCGTCCTTGGGGGATCGGGCACGTGGAAGAGGGTCCAAACTTTCTCCTCTGAAGCAGCAGg CTATGCGAAAGGGTCGGACTCGCGGCTATCGGTTTACCAGGAGGCTGTGGGGCGGTTTGGCCTGGCCTGCTACATCAAGGGTTCACTCACTTCTCTGTTCTTCCTCGCACATGAGTTTCATGATGACATGGAGGGCGGAGTACTGACCAACACAAACGTCGGAG GCGAGAACTGCCACCGTGGGGCAGCCCTGGGGGCTCTACTGGCTGCAGCTGCGGGGAGCACGGGGAAACCCCTCCCCCAGGGGCTGAAGGACGGGCTCGGATCTGCACGGACTGACCTCATGGCGCTGCTAGCAAACAGTAAACTGTGA
- the LOC118427452 gene encoding uncharacterized protein LOC118427452 isoform X3, with amino-acid sequence MLSGVSAIVTARLGCITTASLVSLLCVTKVQVAASATPTCQRPRLTEVIQRGLTTQATDTSSPMDKLSEAKQASLWGLLIGDALSMPVHWYYDADDIKRDYGKWLTGYVAPRKQHPSSIMSLSATGGSGRSGFSTRREEPLIGNVILHDKLQYWTNRGGSVHYHQGMSAGDSTLNALCALKVCQTMTRVDPDNDLSPRDLRSAVLADYVQFLTTPGTHNDTYAESFHRAFFRDWIQAGKPVTKDGLIDFAEKRHEEQSAGSADSQLAVIGAFVMAVPFVLHAAHLSEAEAVRNTVDFVRLTHPLPPHHLEPFLELYVKVLHAVLNGASLQEKAAEALQSPVLGGSGTWKRVQTFSSEAAGYAKGSDSRLSVYQEAVGRFGLACYIKGSLTSLFFLAHEFHDDMEGGVLTNTNVGGENCHRGAALGALLAAAAGSTGKPLPQGLKDGLGSARTDLMALLANSKL; translated from the exons ATGTTGTCGGGTGTGTCTGCCATAGTAACCGCACGTCTTGGCTGCATCACGACAGCGTCCCTCGTCTCCCTCCTCTGTGTTACCAAG GTGCAAGTTGCAGCATCTGCCACGCCCACTTGTCAGAGACCGAGGTTAACAGAGGTCATTCAGAGAGGACTGACCACACAGGCTACTGACACCAG CAGCCCAATGGACAAGCTCAGCGAGGCCAAGCAGGCATCTCTATGGGGGCTGCTGATTGGTGACGCCCTGTCCATGCCCGTACACTGGTACTACGACGCAGACGATATCAAGAGGGATTATGGAAAATGGCTGACGGGATATGTGGCGCCGCGCAAGCAACACCCTTCCAGTATTATGTCCCTCTCAGCTACAG GTGGAAGTGGACGATCTGGTTTCTCCACACGGAGGGAGGAGCCCCTGATCGGGAATGTGATCCTCCATGACAAGCTGCAGTACTGGACTAACCGTGGGGGGTCCGTCCACTACCATCAAG GTATGTCAGCAGGAGACAGCACCCTGAATGCCCTGTGTGCACTGAAAGTGTGCCAAACCATGACCAGGGTTGACCCCGACAACGACCTGTCCCCCCGCGACCTCCGTTCGGCCGTGCTGGCGGACTACGTCCAGTTCCTGACGACCCCAGGCACGCACAACGACACCTACGCTGAGTCCTTTCACCGCGCATTCTTCCGCGACTGGATCCAGGCAGGCAAGCCCGTCACAAAAGACGGACTGATCGACTTCGCGGAAAAACGGCACGAGGAACAGTCGGCGGGAAGTGCGGACTCGCAGCTGGCCGTGATTGGTGCGTTTGTGATGGCGGTCCCTTTCGTGCTGCACGCGGCTCATCTATCGGAGGCAGAGGCCGTGAGGAACACGGTTGATTTCGTGCGACTTACCCACCCCCTCCCACCTCATCATCTGGAACCATTCCTGGAGCTGTACGTGAAGGTCCTACATGCAG TGTTGAATGGAGCCAGTCTTCAGGAGAAGGCAGCAGAAGCCCTGCAGTCTCCCGTCCTTGGGGGATCGGGCACGTGGAAGAGGGTCCAAACTTTCTCCTCTGAAGCAGCAGg CTATGCGAAAGGGTCGGACTCGCGGCTATCGGTTTACCAGGAGGCTGTGGGGCGGTTTGGCCTGGCCTGCTACATCAAGGGTTCACTCACTTCTCTGTTCTTCCTCGCACATGAGTTTCATGATGACATGGAGGGCGGAGTACTGACCAACACAAACGTCGGAG GCGAGAACTGCCACCGTGGGGCAGCCCTGGGGGCTCTACTGGCTGCAGCTGCGGGGAGCACGGGGAAACCCCTCCCCCAGGGGCTGAAGGACGGGCTCGGATCTGCACGGACTGACCTCATGGCGCTGCTAGCAAACAGTAAACTGTGA
- the LOC118427452 gene encoding uncharacterized protein LOC118427452 isoform X4, with translation MLSGVSAIVTARLGCITTASLVSLLCVTKVQVAASATPTCQRPRLTEVIQRGLTTQATDTSPMDKLSEAKQASLWGLLIGDALSMPVHWYYDADDIKRDYGKWLTGYVAPRKQHPSSIMSLSATGGSGRSGFSTRREEPLIGNVILHDKLQYWTNRGGSVHYHQGMSAGDSTLNALCALKVCQTMTRVDPDNDLSPRDLRSAVLADYVQFLTTPGTHNDTYAESFHRAFFRDWIQAGKPVTKDGLIDFAEKRHEEQSAGSADSQLAVIGAFVMAVPFVLHAAHLSEAEAVRNTVDFVRLTHPLPPHHLEPFLELYVKVLHAVLNGASLQEKAAEALQSPVLGGSGTWKRVQTFSSEAAGYAKGSDSRLSVYQEAVGRFGLACYIKGSLTSLFFLAHEFHDDMEGGVLTNTNVGGENCHRGAALGALLAAAAGSTGKPLPQGLKDGLGSARTDLMALLANSKL, from the exons ATGTTGTCGGGTGTGTCTGCCATAGTAACCGCACGTCTTGGCTGCATCACGACAGCGTCCCTCGTCTCCCTCCTCTGTGTTACCAAG GTGCAAGTTGCAGCATCTGCCACGCCCACTTGTCAGAGACCGAGGTTAACAGAGGTCATTCAGAGAGGACTGACCACACAGGCTACTGACACCAG CCCAATGGACAAGCTCAGCGAGGCCAAGCAGGCATCTCTATGGGGGCTGCTGATTGGTGACGCCCTGTCCATGCCCGTACACTGGTACTACGACGCAGACGATATCAAGAGGGATTATGGAAAATGGCTGACGGGATATGTGGCGCCGCGCAAGCAACACCCTTCCAGTATTATGTCCCTCTCAGCTACAG GTGGAAGTGGACGATCTGGTTTCTCCACACGGAGGGAGGAGCCCCTGATCGGGAATGTGATCCTCCATGACAAGCTGCAGTACTGGACTAACCGTGGGGGGTCCGTCCACTACCATCAAG GTATGTCAGCAGGAGACAGCACCCTGAATGCCCTGTGTGCACTGAAAGTGTGCCAAACCATGACCAGGGTTGACCCCGACAACGACCTGTCCCCCCGCGACCTCCGTTCGGCCGTGCTGGCGGACTACGTCCAGTTCCTGACGACCCCAGGCACGCACAACGACACCTACGCTGAGTCCTTTCACCGCGCATTCTTCCGCGACTGGATCCAGGCAGGCAAGCCCGTCACAAAAGACGGACTGATCGACTTCGCGGAAAAACGGCACGAGGAACAGTCGGCGGGAAGTGCGGACTCGCAGCTGGCCGTGATTGGTGCGTTTGTGATGGCGGTCCCTTTCGTGCTGCACGCGGCTCATCTATCGGAGGCAGAGGCCGTGAGGAACACGGTTGATTTCGTGCGACTTACCCACCCCCTCCCACCTCATCATCTGGAACCATTCCTGGAGCTGTACGTGAAGGTCCTACATGCAG TGTTGAATGGAGCCAGTCTTCAGGAGAAGGCAGCAGAAGCCCTGCAGTCTCCCGTCCTTGGGGGATCGGGCACGTGGAAGAGGGTCCAAACTTTCTCCTCTGAAGCAGCAGg CTATGCGAAAGGGTCGGACTCGCGGCTATCGGTTTACCAGGAGGCTGTGGGGCGGTTTGGCCTGGCCTGCTACATCAAGGGTTCACTCACTTCTCTGTTCTTCCTCGCACATGAGTTTCATGATGACATGGAGGGCGGAGTACTGACCAACACAAACGTCGGAG GCGAGAACTGCCACCGTGGGGCAGCCCTGGGGGCTCTACTGGCTGCAGCTGCGGGGAGCACGGGGAAACCCCTCCCCCAGGGGCTGAAGGACGGGCTCGGATCTGCACGGACTGACCTCATGGCGCTGCTAGCAAACAGTAAACTGTGA